From the Streptomyces sp. Tu 2975 genome, one window contains:
- the dtd gene encoding D-aminoacyl-tRNA deacylase, whose amino-acid sequence MRAVVQRVDGASVVVPGESGPETVGEITGEGLCVLVGVTHTDTQEKAAQLARKLWSVRMLEDEKSCSDVGAPLLVISQFTLYGDARKGRRPTWNAAAPGPVAEPLVDEVVAQLRALGAHVETGRFGAKMRVSLTNDGPFTVLIEV is encoded by the coding sequence ATGCGAGCAGTGGTACAGAGGGTCGACGGCGCGAGCGTCGTGGTGCCCGGCGAGTCGGGACCGGAGACCGTCGGTGAGATCACCGGCGAAGGACTGTGTGTGCTGGTGGGGGTCACGCACACGGACACCCAGGAGAAGGCGGCGCAACTGGCCAGGAAACTATGGTCGGTTCGTATGCTCGAGGACGAGAAGTCCTGCTCGGACGTGGGCGCGCCCCTGCTGGTGATCTCACAGTTCACCCTCTACGGGGACGCCCGCAAGGGGCGCCGCCCCACATGGAACGCGGCGGCCCCCGGCCCGGTGGCCGAGCCGCTCGTCGACGAGGTGGTGGCGCAGCTGCGGGCGCTCGGCGCGCACGTGGAAACGGGCCGGTTCGGAGCGAAGATGCGGGTCTCGCTCACCAACGACGGCCCGTTCACCGTGCTGATCGAGGTCTAG
- a CDS encoding AmfC protein, whose translation MSTSGAGQSLGPVPIRPHSASAVRPPRQRNGAELPAHPEHDLTALRLPELRTLRRDSQRDEADLSYVRRLVQGRIDILRAELARREGPGATGTPGTPVVDRLVVDRLSEILADPPSRRGSSARHVTLSTPHGEEYRRLASQMLDEVQLSDLDARTDEELHTAMGRLLGYEQQVSHRRRLLQRTADDCSAEIARRYREGEAQVDDLLT comes from the coding sequence ATGAGCACTTCTGGCGCCGGGCAGTCGCTCGGTCCCGTACCGATCCGGCCGCATTCCGCTTCCGCGGTCCGCCCGCCGCGGCAGCGCAACGGCGCTGAACTGCCCGCGCACCCGGAGCACGACCTCACCGCGCTGCGCCTGCCCGAGCTGCGCACGCTGCGCCGCGACTCGCAGCGCGACGAGGCGGACCTCAGCTATGTGCGGCGGCTGGTCCAGGGCCGTATCGACATCCTCCGTGCCGAGCTGGCCCGCCGTGAGGGGCCCGGCGCGACCGGGACACCCGGAACACCGGTGGTGGACCGGCTGGTCGTGGACCGGCTGTCGGAGATCCTCGCCGACCCGCCGTCCAGGCGTGGATCGTCCGCCCGCCATGTGACGCTCTCCACACCGCACGGGGAGGAGTACCGGCGGCTCGCCTCCCAGATGCTCGACGAGGTCCAGCTCTCGGACCTCGACGCCCGCACCGACGAGGAGTTGCACACGGCGATGGGCCGGCTGCTGGGCTACGAGCAGCAGGTCTCGCACCGCCGCCGGTTGCTCCAACGGACGGCCGACGATTGCAGTGCCGAGATCGCCCGCAGGTACCGTGAAGGCGAAGCACAAGTAGACGACCTGCTCACATGA
- a CDS encoding asparaginase, translated as MSSSSSSSTDAAISPVLAEVVRSGFVEGRHRGSLVVLAADGTVELALGDPSLPVFPRSSNKPMQAAAVLRAGLDIDGERLALAAASHSGEAFHLELVRKMLAGHGLTADELLTPADLPLDPVEAEAYLASGQVRDKVTMNCSGKHAAMLAVCAVNGWDRKGYLDPIHPLQQLVRTVVEDAAGEPVGAVGTDGCGAPLMAVSLTGLARAFRHFVLAAPGTAERRVADAMRAHPEYVAGTRRPDTWLMREVPGTLSKMGAEAVQAVALADGRALAFKIDDGSTRALGPVLARTLTLMGVDSPVVARIGHLPLLGGGVEVGSVRAAF; from the coding sequence ATGTCCTCCTCGTCCTCCTCCAGCACCGACGCCGCCATATCCCCGGTCCTCGCCGAGGTGGTGCGTTCCGGCTTCGTGGAGGGCCGGCACAGGGGTTCGCTGGTCGTGCTGGCCGCGGACGGCACCGTGGAACTGGCGCTCGGTGATCCGTCGCTGCCCGTCTTCCCTCGTTCGTCCAACAAGCCGATGCAGGCCGCGGCGGTGCTGCGGGCCGGGCTGGACATCGACGGGGAGCGTCTGGCACTCGCCGCGGCCAGTCACTCGGGCGAGGCCTTCCACCTCGAGCTCGTACGCAAGATGCTCGCCGGACACGGACTGACCGCCGACGAGCTGCTGACCCCCGCGGACCTGCCGCTCGACCCCGTGGAGGCCGAGGCGTACCTCGCGTCGGGGCAGGTGCGCGACAAGGTCACCATGAACTGCTCCGGCAAGCACGCCGCCATGCTCGCGGTCTGCGCCGTGAACGGCTGGGACCGCAAGGGCTATCTGGACCCCATTCACCCCCTTCAGCAGCTGGTCCGCACGGTGGTCGAGGACGCGGCGGGCGAACCGGTCGGCGCCGTCGGCACGGACGGCTGCGGCGCACCGCTGATGGCCGTCTCCCTGACCGGTCTGGCCCGCGCCTTCCGGCACTTCGTGCTCGCCGCTCCCGGTACGGCCGAGCGCCGTGTCGCGGACGCGATGCGCGCCCACCCCGAGTACGTCGCCGGTACCCGCCGGCCCGACACCTGGCTGATGCGCGAGGTGCCCGGCACGCTCTCCAAGATGGGCGCGGAGGCGGTGCAGGCGGTGGCGCTGGCGGACGGCCGGGCACTGGCGTTCAAGATCGACGACGGTTCCACCCGGGCGCTGGGGCCCGTGCTGGCGCGGACGCTCACGCTGATGGGCGTGGACTCGCCGGTGGTCGCCCGGATCGGGCACCTGCCGCTGCTCGGCGGCGGCGTCGAGGTCGGGTCGGTACGGGCGGCGTTCTGA
- a CDS encoding GNAT family N-acetyltransferase yields MTVETRLIAESEYPDWLRALATGFLRPPVVTDEEVADRRSGTDLGRVRGAFDAGRCVATYRSFAQQLTTVGGARLAASAVSNVTVSPTHRRRGLLSRMIDADLAEAKERGDSVSTLIAAEYPIYGRYGYGPATTTAEWSVDVPRAGLDPRTAGPDDGGRVDLVDGDDVRKLGPELHQRLAATQHGVVDRDERWWRVNTGRTQLPAHPWTEPFYAVYRAPDGTVDGLLTYSADDKWGDGKQPLNTATVRDMIALSPAAERALWRFVCSVDWITTVRSGHRAPDDLLPHLLPDPRAAQIVTQADFLWLRLLDVPAALSARTYQGSGTLVLDVRDDSALASGRFRLDASPTGASCTPSSQSPDLTLDVRELATLSLGDESATRLTALGRLDEHTTGAAARADLLFRTGRRPWCPDVF; encoded by the coding sequence ATGACTGTCGAAACGCGCCTGATCGCCGAGTCCGAGTACCCCGACTGGCTCAGGGCGCTGGCCACGGGCTTTCTCCGGCCGCCGGTGGTCACCGACGAGGAAGTCGCCGACCGCCGGTCGGGTACGGATCTCGGCCGGGTCAGGGGCGCGTTCGACGCCGGCCGGTGTGTGGCGACGTACCGTTCCTTCGCCCAGCAGCTCACCACGGTCGGCGGCGCACGGCTCGCGGCGAGCGCCGTCTCCAACGTCACGGTCTCCCCGACGCACCGCCGCCGTGGCCTGCTCAGCCGGATGATCGACGCCGATCTCGCCGAGGCCAAGGAGCGCGGCGACAGCGTCTCGACGCTGATCGCCGCCGAGTACCCGATCTACGGCCGGTACGGCTACGGCCCGGCCACCACCACTGCCGAGTGGTCCGTGGACGTGCCCCGCGCCGGTCTCGACCCGCGAACGGCGGGCCCGGACGACGGCGGTCGCGTCGACCTGGTCGACGGCGACGACGTACGCAAGCTCGGCCCGGAGCTCCACCAGCGGCTGGCGGCCACGCAGCACGGCGTAGTCGACCGGGACGAGCGCTGGTGGCGGGTGAACACCGGCCGGACGCAGCTTCCCGCGCATCCGTGGACGGAGCCGTTCTACGCCGTGTACCGCGCACCGGACGGCACGGTCGACGGGCTGCTGACCTACTCGGCGGACGACAAGTGGGGCGACGGCAAGCAGCCGCTCAACACGGCCACCGTGCGCGACATGATCGCGCTGAGCCCGGCCGCGGAGCGCGCCCTGTGGCGCTTCGTCTGCTCGGTCGACTGGATCACCACGGTCCGTTCCGGCCACCGTGCCCCCGACGACCTGCTGCCCCACCTGCTGCCTGACCCCCGCGCGGCGCAGATCGTCACGCAGGCGGACTTCCTGTGGCTGCGGCTCCTGGACGTTCCGGCCGCGCTGTCCGCCCGGACGTACCAGGGCTCGGGGACCCTGGTGCTGGACGTGCGGGACGACTCGGCGCTCGCGTCCGGCCGCTTCCGGCTGGACGCGTCGCCGACGGGCGCGTCCTGCACGCCCTCGTCACAGTCGCCGGACCTGACCCTGGACGTACGGGAACTGGCCACGCTCAGCCTGGGTGACGAGTCGGCGACCCGTCTCACGGCCCTGGGCCGCCTCGACGAGCACACCACGGGGGCGGCCGCGCGGGCGGACCTGCTGTTCCGCACGGGACGCCGGCCCTGGTGCCCGGACGTGTTCTGA